Proteins encoded within one genomic window of Candidatus Binatia bacterium:
- a CDS encoding twitching motility protein PilT codes for MVRYLIDTHCWLWLLTSPERLPAGLLSHLEDPRNELLLSAASSWEIAIKYMLGKLQLPEPPHAYVPGRMEATGTRGLPVTHAHALRVADLPRHHRDPFDRLLVAQAQLEHLVLVTADRQFRQYDVPVRFAG; via the coding sequence GTGGTGAGGTACCTGATCGACACCCACTGCTGGCTCTGGCTCCTGACCTCTCCCGAGCGTCTGCCGGCAGGGCTCCTTTCACATTTGGAGGATCCGCGGAACGAGCTCCTGCTTTCGGCCGCCAGCTCTTGGGAGATCGCAATCAAGTACATGCTCGGCAAGCTGCAGTTGCCCGAACCTCCGCACGCCTATGTGCCTGGTCGCATGGAAGCCACCGGCACTCGCGGTCTGCCTGTTACCCACGCACACGCCCTGCGTGTCGCCGACCTTCCGCGGCACCATCGGGATCCTTTCGACCGCCTTCTCGTTGCCCAGGCGCAGCTAGAGCACCTTGTCCTCGTGACGGCGGACCGCCAGTTCCGCCAGTACGATGTCCCGGTCCGCTTTGCGGGTTGA
- a CDS encoding antitoxin, whose protein sequence is MEVNVHEAKTHLSKLLRRVAAGEEIVISRAGKPVAKLVPVGEGRPRRFGMDRGLFVVPEDFDAPLPEDLLESFEA, encoded by the coding sequence ATGGAAGTCAACGTCCACGAGGCCAAGACGCATCTCTCGAAGCTTCTCCGCCGCGTTGCCGCCGGGGAAGAAATCGTGATTTCGCGTGCTGGAAAGCCGGTAGCCAAGCTGGTCCCGGTCGGCGAAGGACGCCCACGGCGGTTCGGGATGGACCGGGGGTTGTTCGTCGTCCCGGAGGATTTCGACGCTCCCTTGCCCGAGGATCTCCTCGAATCCTTCGAGGCGTGA